In Sphingomonas sp. LT1P40, the following are encoded in one genomic region:
- the serB gene encoding phosphoserine phosphatase SerB, whose product MFIATLIAADRLLAGDISSAQDKLRDAFCDPKGVAPIEAGKAVDIALAGGPDRARAALEGAYDGVDIVVQPILGRIKSLLVADMDSTMITVECIDELADYAGIKAQIAEVTEAAMRGELDFAEALDARVALLKGLGKDAIDRCLAERVKLMPGARTLVQTMGANGARTILVSGGFTRFAEPVGAQIGFDRVIANELLIENAALTGAVTKPIVDSATKEKTLLGAMAEYGLPASATMAVGDGANDLAMIKQAGLGVAYHAKPIVAAAAGARIDHNDLTALLYAQGIGRGDWVTT is encoded by the coding sequence ATGTTCATCGCAACGCTGATAGCAGCGGATCGGCTTTTGGCGGGCGATATTTCCTCCGCACAGGACAAGCTGCGCGATGCGTTCTGCGACCCGAAGGGCGTCGCGCCGATCGAGGCGGGGAAGGCGGTAGATATCGCCCTTGCGGGCGGCCCCGATCGCGCCCGTGCTGCGCTTGAAGGGGCATATGACGGGGTCGATATCGTCGTTCAGCCAATCCTCGGCCGGATCAAGTCGCTGCTCGTCGCCGACATGGATTCCACCATGATTACCGTCGAATGTATCGACGAACTCGCCGACTATGCCGGGATCAAGGCGCAGATCGCCGAAGTGACCGAAGCGGCGATGCGCGGCGAGCTGGACTTTGCCGAAGCGCTGGATGCGCGCGTCGCGCTGCTCAAGGGGTTGGGCAAGGATGCGATTGACCGCTGCCTGGCGGAGCGGGTGAAGTTGATGCCGGGCGCGCGGACGCTGGTGCAGACGATGGGGGCAAACGGCGCACGCACGATCCTCGTCTCGGGCGGCTTCACACGGTTCGCGGAGCCAGTGGGCGCGCAGATCGGCTTCGACCGCGTCATCGCCAATGAGTTGCTGATCGAGAACGCCGCATTGACCGGTGCGGTAACCAAGCCGATCGTCGATTCAGCGACCAAGGAAAAGACGCTGCTGGGCGCGATGGCGGAATATGGTCTGCCCGCCAGCGCGACGATGGCGGTGGGCGACGGGGCCAATGATCTGGCGATGATAAAGCAGGCGGGGCTGGGCGTCGCCTATCACGCCAAGCCGATCGTTGCGGCGGCGGCCGGGGCGCGGATCGACCATAATGACCTGACGGCATTGCTCTACGCGCAGGGGATCGGACGGGGCGATTGGGTTACAACTTGA
- a CDS encoding DUF4112 domain-containing protein, with translation MRDTASGIAGQFPTGRDPASVRRRVEGMEKLLERSFTIPGTRQTVGLDALIGLVPVGGDVVAAIMGFYMIWEARNLGMSKGAMAKMAGHVGFDWLLGLIPGVGDVADFFYRSNSRNLKIIKKHLDRHHPSTATIDG, from the coding sequence ATGCGGGACACCGCCAGCGGCATCGCCGGACAATTCCCGACCGGGCGCGACCCCGCATCGGTGCGCCGCCGGGTGGAGGGGATGGAGAAACTGCTCGAACGCTCCTTCACCATTCCCGGCACGCGCCAGACCGTCGGTCTCGACGCCCTGATCGGGCTGGTCCCGGTCGGCGGTGACGTGGTCGCGGCGATCATGGGGTTCTACATGATCTGGGAAGCGCGCAATCTGGGTATGTCAAAGGGTGCGATGGCCAAGATGGCGGGCCATGTCGGGTTCGACTGGCTGCTCGGGCTGATCCCCGGCGTCGGCGATGTCGCCGATTTCTTCTACCGCTCGAATTCGCGCAATCTGAAGATCATCAAGAAGCATCTCGACCGACACCACCCGTCGACCGCGACGATAGACGGTTAG
- the ilvN gene encoding acetolactate synthase small subunit → MHIKEEKAERHTLAVIVDNEPGILARIAGLFTARGYNIESLTVSEITHDKGVSRITIVTSASPATLEQIVAQLDRLVPVHKVRDLTAEGEHVERELALVKVAGTGDHRIEALRLADVYRARVVDATTSSFVFEVTGGTEKIDKFVELMGEVGLIEVARTGIVAIGRGREAA, encoded by the coding sequence ATGCATATCAAGGAAGAAAAAGCCGAGCGGCATACGCTTGCCGTGATCGTCGATAACGAGCCGGGCATCCTCGCCCGGATCGCCGGTCTGTTCACCGCGCGTGGATACAATATCGAGAGCCTGACGGTCAGCGAGATCACCCATGACAAGGGGGTCAGCCGGATTACCATCGTGACGTCGGCCAGCCCGGCGACGCTGGAGCAGATCGTGGCGCAGCTCGACCGGCTGGTGCCGGTCCACAAGGTGCGCGACCTGACCGCCGAGGGCGAACATGTCGAGCGCGAGCTGGCGCTGGTGAAAGTCGCCGGGACCGGCGATCACCGGATCGAGGCGCTGCGGCTGGCCGACGTCTACCGCGCCCGCGTGGTCGATGCGACAACGTCGAGCTTCGTATTCGAGGTAACCGGCGGGACCGAGAAGATCGACAAGTTTGTCGAACTGATGGGCGAAGTCGGGCTGATCGAGGTCGCCCGCACCGGCATCGTCGCCATCGGACGGGGCCGGGAGGCGGCCTGA
- a CDS encoding SPOR domain-containing protein → MNRIALAVLLAAATLVSGPALADVKTGVEAWQRGDYKKAVAEWRGPAVAGDADAQFNMGQAYKLGRGVPADMGQAEEWYRKAALQGHPQAEENYGLALFENNKRMQAVEWLQKSASRGEPRSQYVLGTMYFNGDGVAKDWVRAYALTARAAAQGLPQASTAQAQMDRYISLQDRQKGVELARAYEREAGRPQVAALPPSRNPSGPIGRTELPPSTAYQPIPGGSEPEVAEARPAPPMVRPAPKPTPRPRPAAPVEVAEAAPVRDGGWRVQLGAFGDPANARKVWAQNAGRFSGRQVFYVKAGRLTKVLVGPFGSSAEASGACRGVSPCVPVRG, encoded by the coding sequence ATGAATCGAATTGCTTTGGCGGTACTGCTTGCCGCCGCCACGCTCGTGAGCGGGCCTGCGCTGGCCGACGTCAAGACGGGCGTCGAGGCGTGGCAGCGCGGCGACTATAAGAAAGCTGTGGCGGAATGGCGCGGCCCCGCCGTCGCTGGCGATGCCGATGCGCAGTTCAACATGGGTCAAGCCTATAAGCTGGGCCGTGGCGTACCCGCCGACATGGGTCAGGCCGAGGAATGGTATCGCAAGGCCGCGTTGCAGGGGCATCCACAGGCCGAGGAGAATTACGGCCTCGCGCTGTTCGAGAACAACAAGCGCATGCAGGCGGTCGAGTGGCTGCAGAAATCGGCGTCGCGCGGTGAACCGCGCTCGCAATATGTGCTGGGCACGATGTACTTCAACGGCGACGGCGTGGCGAAGGACTGGGTCCGCGCCTATGCGCTGACCGCACGCGCAGCGGCGCAGGGATTGCCCCAGGCATCGACCGCACAGGCGCAGATGGATCGTTATATCAGCTTGCAGGACCGCCAAAAGGGCGTCGAGCTGGCACGCGCTTACGAGCGTGAGGCCGGACGACCGCAGGTCGCCGCCTTGCCGCCATCGCGGAACCCTAGTGGACCGATCGGGCGGACCGAGCTGCCGCCCTCGACCGCCTATCAGCCGATACCGGGCGGGTCCGAGCCTGAAGTCGCGGAGGCGCGCCCTGCCCCGCCGATGGTGCGTCCGGCACCGAAACCGACACCGCGACCGCGCCCTGCCGCGCCCGTCGAGGTCGCCGAAGCCGCACCCGTGCGCGACGGCGGCTGGCGTGTTCAGCTCGGCGCGTTCGGCGATCCGGCCAATGCGCGGAAAGTGTGGGCGCAGAATGCCGGACGGTTTTCCGGGCGGCAGGTATTTTACGTAAAGGCCGGTCGGCTGACCAAGGTTCTGGTCGGGCCGTTCGGCTCGAGCGCGGAGGCGAGCGGTGCGTGCCGTGGCGTCAGCCCGTGCGTGCCGGTGCGGGGGTGA
- the nadC gene encoding carboxylating nicotinate-nucleotide diphosphorylase produces MTDFQLDGFDLAAFVVATLAEDVGAGDITSNAVIPADAVFTGVMDSRDAIVVAGLPIAAAFFRALDPDVEIELLTGEGGRVPAGSDLMRLRGKARALLTAERAALNTVQHLSGIATLTRSYVDKIAGTGATLLDTRKTIPGLRHLEKYATRMGGAQNHRMGLWDAAMIKDNHVAVAGSVEAAVARAVAAGIERIIVEVDRVEQIEPALAAGATHLLLDNMTPPTLRGAVTLIGGRVPSEASGGVRLDTIRAIAETGVTFVSVGRLTQSAPAADIGLDFTPA; encoded by the coding sequence ATGACCGATTTCCAGCTCGACGGCTTCGACCTTGCCGCCTTTGTCGTCGCCACGCTGGCCGAAGATGTCGGCGCGGGGGACATTACCTCGAACGCGGTGATTCCCGCCGATGCCGTCTTTACCGGCGTGATGGACAGCCGTGACGCGATCGTGGTGGCAGGGCTGCCGATCGCCGCCGCATTCTTCCGCGCGCTCGATCCCGACGTCGAAATCGAGTTGCTGACGGGGGAGGGGGGCCGAGTTCCGGCGGGCAGCGACCTGATGCGCCTGCGTGGGAAGGCACGCGCGCTGCTTACGGCGGAACGCGCCGCGCTGAACACCGTGCAGCATCTGTCGGGCATCGCCACGCTGACGCGCAGCTATGTCGACAAGATCGCGGGGACGGGGGCGACATTGCTGGACACGCGCAAGACGATTCCGGGGCTCAGGCACCTGGAGAAATACGCGACGCGGATGGGCGGCGCGCAGAATCATCGCATGGGCCTGTGGGATGCGGCGATGATCAAGGACAATCATGTCGCGGTCGCCGGATCGGTCGAGGCGGCGGTCGCGCGCGCGGTGGCGGCCGGTATCGAACGGATCATCGTCGAGGTCGACCGGGTCGAGCAGATCGAACCTGCGCTGGCGGCGGGCGCGACGCATCTGTTGCTCGACAACATGACCCCGCCGACGTTGCGCGGCGCAGTGACGCTGATCGGCGGACGCGTGCCGAGCGAGGCATCCGGCGGCGTGCGGCTGGACACGATTCGCGCGATCGCCGAAACCGGTGTGACCTTTGTCAGCGTCGGCCGCCTGACCCAATCTGCACCCGCCGCCGATATCGGGCTGGACTTCACCCCGGCTTGA
- the miaA gene encoding tRNA (adenosine(37)-N6)-dimethylallyltransferase MiaA → MNMPSSPEPRPKPKVALIAGPTASGKSALAMALADRTPSVIINADSMQVYSDLRVLTARPSVEDEARHPHRLFGYIDGAEACSAARWANDAKAAIAEAHAIERLPILVGGTGLYFRTLLDGIAPVPEIDADIRAAVRALPVADAHAALTGEDSEAAARLAPADTTRVARALEVVRSTGRTLKDWQRFRVGGIADDISLAPLILLPPRDWLYARIDARFEGMFSDAYDEASALRARNLPIKSPVLGAIGLHVLDPVFLRDMGKPCAIATGQMDTRQYAKRQYTWFRRQMPQTWERTSETETSNQLILFDRLLQH, encoded by the coding sequence ATGAACATGCCGTCTTCCCCAGAGCCAAGGCCAAAACCAAAGGTGGCGCTCATTGCAGGGCCGACCGCCAGCGGCAAGTCCGCTTTGGCGATGGCGCTGGCCGACCGGACGCCTTCAGTGATCATCAACGCCGATTCGATGCAGGTGTATAGCGACCTGCGTGTCCTGACCGCGCGGCCATCGGTGGAGGACGAGGCGCGGCATCCGCATCGGCTGTTCGGCTATATCGACGGTGCCGAAGCCTGTTCGGCGGCGCGATGGGCGAACGACGCCAAGGCGGCGATTGCCGAAGCCCATGCCATTGAGCGCTTGCCGATTCTTGTCGGCGGCACCGGGCTCTATTTCCGAACCCTGCTCGATGGCATCGCGCCGGTACCGGAAATCGATGCGGACATACGGGCTGCGGTGCGCGCGCTGCCAGTTGCCGACGCCCATGCGGCGCTGACCGGGGAAGATAGCGAGGCAGCCGCCCGGCTCGCACCCGCCGACACCACCCGGGTGGCGCGTGCTTTGGAGGTTGTGCGGTCGACGGGGCGCACATTAAAGGACTGGCAGCGATTTCGCGTCGGTGGAATCGCCGATGACATCAGCCTCGCCCCGCTCATTCTGTTGCCGCCGCGCGACTGGCTCTATGCGCGGATCGATGCGCGGTTCGAAGGCATGTTCTCCGATGCATATGATGAGGCGTCCGCGTTGCGCGCCCGGAACCTGCCGATCAAGAGCCCGGTGCTGGGCGCGATCGGCCTGCACGTGCTGGACCCTGTCTTCCTTCGCGACATGGGCAAGCCCTGTGCCATCGCCACCGGACAAATGGACACACGTCAATATGCCAAGCGGCAATATACCTGGTTCAGAAGACAGATGCCGCAGACGTGGGAACGCACTAGCGAGACAGAAACATCCAATCAATTGATCTTATTCGACAGATTATTACAACATTGA
- a CDS encoding BolA family protein: MAMAADEIEALIRSGIPDARVEITDLAGDGDHYAARVVSESFRGMPRIRQHQAVYAALGGRMGGVLHALQLTTAAPVITE, translated from the coding sequence ATGGCGATGGCGGCGGACGAGATCGAGGCGCTGATCCGATCCGGCATTCCCGATGCCCGGGTCGAGATCACCGACCTGGCCGGCGACGGCGATCACTATGCCGCTCGTGTCGTGAGTGAGAGTTTCCGGGGAATGCCCCGGATCAGGCAGCATCAGGCGGTTTATGCCGCACTCGGCGGGCGGATGGGTGGCGTGCTCCATGCGTTGCAGCTGACCACGGCTGCGCCTGTAATTACCGAATGA
- the grxD gene encoding Grx4 family monothiol glutaredoxin: protein MTDDTQARLQTLVDGNDVLLFMKGTPLFPQCGFSNRAISILGHLGVEFESVDVLQDQGIRQGIKEFSDWPTIPQLYVKGEFIGGSDIMMEMYESGELAQLLEEKGVAAA, encoded by the coding sequence ATGACCGACGATACCCAGGCCCGCCTTCAGACCCTGGTCGATGGCAATGACGTGCTGCTGTTCATGAAGGGGACGCCGCTGTTTCCGCAATGCGGCTTTTCCAATCGCGCGATCTCGATCCTCGGCCATCTCGGCGTCGAATTCGAGAGCGTCGACGTGTTGCAGGATCAGGGCATCCGTCAGGGAATCAAGGAATTTTCGGACTGGCCGACGATTCCACAACTATATGTGAAGGGCGAGTTCATCGGCGGTTCGGACATCATGATGGAGATGTACGAGAGCGGTGAGCTGGCGCAACTTCTGGAAGAGAAGGGCGTCGCCGCCGCGTAA
- a CDS encoding ABC transporter substrate-binding protein — protein sequence MFRPALPLAAALALIAGGCERRPDDVAVVVSAIGDPVELSDPAQAELGFPARVMLGTTAQGLVRFDAGGGIEPGLAERWIVIDGGQSYIFRLRAAEWSDGSPVTAAQVVASLKRVIEPRSRSSLAPFVAVIDEIVEMTPQIIEIRLKRPRPDMLKLFAQPEFAVLRRPRLAGTGPFEDAGERIGWLLRPTLDPARVVEDDEEPDPADNVRLRGERAASAITRFARRESDLVLGGSYRDWPLVTRADVAPTNIRSDPAAGLFGLAVVSREGFLATAENRAAIAMAIDRAALTALFRPDWLPVETLLPARLDSAGDPAVPEWQVLPPEGRLITARNRVAAWHANNADVPLTIRLAMPRSPGATLLWSRIARDLIEIGLQPSWVAEDEDADLRLIDAVAPYDSGRWYLVTACRQCPDDVMATIEAARDAPTLVQRAQRIADADMALTNDAAYIPIAQPLRWSLVALRLRAWQPNVRAWHPLTHLRRPEQ from the coding sequence ATGTTCCGGCCCGCCCTGCCCCTCGCCGCCGCGCTTGCGCTGATCGCGGGCGGGTGTGAGCGCCGGCCAGACGATGTCGCGGTCGTCGTCAGCGCGATCGGCGACCCCGTCGAACTCAGCGATCCTGCACAGGCTGAACTCGGTTTCCCCGCGCGTGTCATGCTGGGTACGACCGCACAGGGACTGGTCCGCTTCGACGCCGGCGGCGGGATCGAGCCGGGCCTGGCCGAGCGCTGGATCGTCATCGACGGCGGGCAAAGCTATATTTTCCGCCTGCGCGCCGCCGAATGGTCGGACGGCTCGCCCGTCACCGCCGCTCAGGTCGTCGCCAGCTTGAAGCGCGTGATCGAACCGCGCAGCCGCAGCTCGCTCGCCCCTTTTGTCGCGGTGATCGACGAGATCGTCGAGATGACGCCGCAGATCATTGAAATCCGCCTGAAACGCCCGCGCCCGGACATGCTGAAGCTGTTCGCGCAACCCGAGTTTGCGGTGCTGCGCCGCCCCCGGTTGGCTGGAACCGGCCCGTTCGAGGATGCGGGCGAGCGCATCGGCTGGCTGTTGCGACCGACGCTCGACCCGGCACGCGTGGTCGAGGATGACGAGGAGCCCGACCCCGCCGACAATGTCCGGTTGCGCGGCGAACGTGCGGCCAGCGCGATCACGCGCTTTGCCCGCCGTGAATCCGATCTGGTGCTCGGCGGCAGCTATCGTGACTGGCCGCTGGTCACCCGCGCGGACGTCGCGCCGACCAATATCCGCAGCGATCCCGCTGCCGGACTGTTCGGGCTGGCGGTGGTATCGCGCGAGGGGTTTCTGGCCACCGCGGAAAATCGCGCAGCGATTGCGATGGCGATCGACCGGGCGGCGCTGACTGCCTTGTTCCGCCCAGACTGGCTACCGGTCGAGACCCTGTTGCCCGCACGGCTCGATTCCGCAGGCGATCCGGCGGTGCCGGAATGGCAGGTACTGCCGCCGGAGGGTCGCCTGATTACCGCGCGTAATCGCGTCGCGGCGTGGCACGCGAACAATGCCGATGTGCCGCTGACGATCCGCCTGGCGATGCCGCGCAGTCCCGGTGCGACCCTGTTGTGGAGCCGCATCGCCCGCGACCTGATCGAAATCGGGCTGCAACCGTCATGGGTGGCGGAGGACGAGGATGCCGACCTTCGCCTGATCGACGCGGTTGCGCCCTATGACAGCGGGCGCTGGTATCTGGTGACGGCATGCCGCCAGTGCCCTGATGACGTAATGGCGACGATCGAGGCGGCACGCGATGCCCCGACGCTGGTACAGCGCGCCCAGCGCATCGCTGATGCCGATATGGCGCTGACCAACGACGCCGCCTATATTCCGATTGCACAGCCGCTGCGCTGGTCGCTGGTCGCGCTGCGTTTGCGGGCGTGGCAGCCCAATGTTCGCGCCTGGCACCCGCTGACGCATTTGCGCCGGCCGGAACAGTGA
- a CDS encoding DUF1476 domain-containing protein — protein sequence MTTFDDRERAFETKYAMDEDMAFRVTARRNKLLGVWAAGLMRLTPEETDAYAKAVVQADFEEAGDDDVIRKVVGDLTAAGVETDESKVRQALETQMIEARRQLMEAK from the coding sequence ATGACCACTTTCGACGATCGTGAACGCGCATTCGAGACCAAATATGCGATGGACGAGGATATGGCGTTCCGCGTCACCGCGCGCCGCAACAAGCTGCTCGGCGTGTGGGCCGCCGGATTGATGCGCCTGACGCCGGAAGAGACCGACGCTTATGCCAAGGCAGTGGTGCAGGCCGATTTCGAGGAAGCCGGGGACGACGATGTGATCCGCAAGGTCGTCGGCGATCTGACCGCGGCGGGCGTCGAGACCGACGAGTCGAAGGTGCGTCAGGCGCTGGAAACCCAGATGATCGAAGCGCGCCGCCAGTTGATGGAAGCCAAATAG
- a CDS encoding ribonuclease T2 family protein: MRRVVASFAGAVALIPAVASAQSDRCAVPERLPESGERVGSPGPRRIVPVGGYTLALTWNPGFCRQTANRSRFQCDRRNRFGFVLHGLWPDGRGASWPQYCAAPARIPEAAVRRNLCAMPSPALQRYQYAKHGTCSGLGPAAYLDRAAALYAGVRYPDMDMLSRRPGLTAGQFASAFARANPGMTPAMLRVGAGRDRWLDEVMLCLDTRFRPRACSTHQRGLPGHIPLKIWRGS; the protein is encoded by the coding sequence ATGCGGCGCGTTGTGGCGTCGTTCGCTGGCGCGGTCGCGCTGATTCCTGCGGTCGCGTCGGCACAGTCCGATCGTTGCGCGGTTCCCGAACGCCTGCCCGAAAGCGGTGAGCGTGTCGGCTCGCCCGGCCCGCGTCGCATTGTCCCGGTCGGCGGCTACACGCTCGCGCTGACGTGGAATCCCGGTTTTTGCCGTCAAACCGCCAATCGCTCACGCTTTCAGTGCGATCGGCGCAATCGCTTCGGCTTCGTCCTGCACGGCCTGTGGCCCGACGGGCGCGGCGCAAGCTGGCCGCAATATTGCGCAGCCCCCGCGCGTATTCCGGAGGCGGCGGTGCGGCGCAATTTATGCGCCATGCCGTCACCCGCGCTCCAGCGTTATCAATATGCCAAGCACGGCACCTGTTCGGGCCTTGGTCCTGCCGCCTATCTCGATCGTGCGGCGGCGCTCTATGCCGGGGTGCGCTATCCCGACATGGATATGCTGTCGCGCCGTCCGGGCTTGACCGCCGGTCAGTTCGCCAGCGCCTTTGCCCGCGCCAATCCGGGAATGACGCCAGCGATGCTGCGCGTCGGCGCAGGGCGCGATCGCTGGCTCGATGAAGTCATGCTGTGCCTCGACACGCGGTTTCGCCCGCGTGCCTGTTCCACACATCAGCGCGGCTTGCCTGGGCACATCCCGTTGAAAATCTGGCGCGGAAGCTAA
- the ilvC gene encoding ketol-acid reductoisomerase yields MRVYYDRDADLNLISDKKIAIIGYGSQGHAHAQNLRDSGVKDVAIALREGSATAKKAIDAGFAVKSNKEAAQWADILMILAPDEHQAAIWENDVKGNMKPGAALAFAHGLNVHFGLIEPPADIDVIMIAPKGPGHTVRSEYARGGGVPCLIAIHQDATGNAHDVALAYASGVGGGRSGIIETNFREECETDLFGEQAVLCGGVTHLIQAGFETLVEAGYAPEMAYFECLHETKLIVDLLYEGGIANMRYSISNTAEYGDIKTGPRIITAETKAEMKRVLADIQSGRFVKDFVLDNRAGQPELKASRKAAAAHPIEKVGAELRAMMPWISANKLVDKEKN; encoded by the coding sequence ATGCGTGTCTATTACGATCGTGATGCCGACCTGAACCTGATCAGCGACAAGAAGATCGCGATCATCGGCTATGGCTCGCAGGGCCATGCCCATGCGCAGAATTTGCGCGACAGCGGCGTCAAGGACGTGGCGATCGCGCTGCGCGAAGGCTCCGCCACCGCCAAGAAGGCGATCGACGCCGGTTTCGCGGTCAAGTCGAACAAGGAAGCGGCACAGTGGGCCGACATCCTGATGATCCTCGCCCCCGACGAGCATCAGGCCGCGATCTGGGAGAACGATGTGAAGGGCAATATGAAGCCCGGCGCGGCGCTGGCGTTCGCGCACGGCCTCAACGTCCATTTCGGCCTGATCGAGCCGCCGGCGGACATCGACGTCATCATGATCGCGCCCAAGGGTCCGGGTCACACCGTGCGCAGCGAATATGCGCGCGGCGGCGGTGTCCCCTGCCTGATCGCGATCCATCAGGATGCGACCGGCAACGCGCATGACGTCGCACTGGCCTATGCCAGCGGCGTCGGCGGTGGCCGTTCGGGCATCATCGAGACCAACTTCCGCGAGGAATGCGAAACCGACCTGTTCGGCGAGCAAGCCGTGCTGTGCGGCGGCGTCACCCACCTCATTCAGGCGGGCTTCGAGACGCTGGTTGAGGCGGGCTACGCGCCTGAAATGGCCTATTTCGAGTGCCTGCACGAAACCAAGCTGATCGTCGACCTGCTCTATGAGGGCGGCATCGCCAACATGCGCTATTCGATCTCGAACACCGCCGAGTACGGCGACATCAAGACCGGCCCGCGCATCATCACCGCCGAGACCAAGGCCGAAATGAAGCGCGTGCTCGCCGACATCCAGTCGGGCCGCTTCGTCAAGGATTTCGTTCTCGACAACCGCGCCGGTCAGCCGGAGCTTAAGGCGTCGCGCAAGGCTGCCGCGGCACATCCGATCGAAAAGGTCGGGGCCGAATTGCGCGCGATGATGCCGTGGATCAGCGCGAACAAGCTGGTCGACAAGGAAAAGAACTAA
- a CDS encoding acetolactate synthase 3 large subunit → MTEKSGADILIEAFNDLGVEVIFGYPGGAVLPIYDAIFKQKKIRHILVRHEQAATHAAEGYARSTGKPGVVLVTSGPGATNAVTGITDALMDSIPMVVITGQVPSHLIGSDAFQEADTVGITRHCSKHNYLVKDPADLGRVVHEAFHIATSGRPGPVVIDIPKDVQIATARYTKPGPIQHKTYRPQVKADKTLIESAVEMLAAAERPIFYTGGGIINSGPQASQLLRELARITGAPVTSTLMGLGALPASSDQWLGMLGMHGTYEANFAMNQADLIIALGARFDDRVTGRLDAFAPHARKIHIDIDRSSMNKTVRVDLPIVADVGHALEDMVRIWKGRQFPKPDLSDWWRRIEGWRAVKCLDFPEVGGDIMPQRAIRSLWEATRDRNPIITTEVGQHQMWAAQHFHFESPNKWLTSGGLGTMGYGLPAAIGAQLGNPNALVIDIAGEASIQMNIQELATATQYRLPVKIFILNNEYMGMVRQWQELTYSSRYSESYSDALPDFVKLGEAYGWKGIRIEGNAALDDGIAEMLAHDGPVIVDCRVAKLANCFPMIPSGAAHTEMMLQAAEVSGEMDDEAKALV, encoded by the coding sequence GTGACCGAGAAGAGCGGAGCAGACATCCTGATCGAGGCGTTCAACGACCTCGGTGTGGAAGTCATCTTCGGCTATCCGGGCGGGGCCGTGCTCCCGATTTACGACGCGATCTTCAAGCAGAAGAAGATTCGGCACATTCTGGTCCGCCACGAACAGGCGGCGACGCATGCCGCGGAGGGCTATGCCCGCTCGACCGGTAAGCCTGGCGTCGTGCTCGTCACCTCCGGCCCTGGCGCGACCAACGCGGTTACCGGCATCACCGATGCGCTGATGGATTCGATCCCGATGGTCGTCATCACGGGTCAGGTGCCGTCGCATCTGATCGGCAGCGACGCGTTTCAGGAAGCCGATACGGTCGGCATCACGCGCCACTGCTCGAAGCATAATTATCTGGTGAAGGATCCGGCGGATCTGGGCCGCGTGGTGCATGAGGCGTTTCACATCGCCACGTCCGGCCGTCCCGGTCCGGTCGTGATCGACATCCCCAAGGATGTCCAGATCGCCACCGCGCGCTACACCAAGCCTGGCCCGATCCAGCACAAGACCTATCGCCCGCAGGTAAAAGCCGACAAGACGCTGATCGAATCGGCGGTCGAAATGCTGGCGGCGGCGGAACGGCCGATCTTCTACACCGGCGGCGGCATCATCAATTCGGGGCCACAGGCCAGCCAGTTGCTGCGTGAACTGGCGCGGATCACCGGTGCGCCGGTCACGTCCACGCTGATGGGGCTGGGCGCCCTGCCCGCCTCATCCGACCAGTGGCTGGGCATGCTGGGCATGCATGGCACCTATGAAGCCAATTTCGCGATGAATCAGGCCGATCTGATCATCGCGCTGGGCGCGCGGTTCGACGATCGCGTGACCGGGCGGCTGGACGCATTCGCGCCGCATGCGCGGAAGATCCATATCGATATCGACCGATCGTCGATGAACAAGACGGTGCGCGTGGACCTGCCGATCGTCGCCGATGTCGGCCACGCGCTGGAGGATATGGTCCGCATCTGGAAAGGGCGGCAGTTTCCCAAGCCCGATCTGTCCGACTGGTGGCGGCGGATCGAGGGCTGGCGCGCGGTCAAGTGCCTCGATTTTCCCGAGGTCGGCGGCGACATCATGCCGCAGCGCGCGATCCGCTCACTGTGGGAGGCAACGCGCGACCGGAATCCGATCATCACGACCGAGGTTGGCCAGCACCAGATGTGGGCGGCACAGCATTTCCACTTTGAGTCGCCGAACAAGTGGCTGACGAGCGGGGGTCTCGGCACGATGGGTTATGGCCTGCCCGCCGCGATCGGGGCGCAGCTCGGCAATCCCAACGCGCTGGTGATCGACATTGCCGGTGAAGCGTCGATCCAGATGAACATTCAGGAGCTGGCGACGGCGACGCAATATCGCCTGCCGGTCAAGATCTTCATCCTGAACAACGAATATATGGGCATGGTCCGCCAGTGGCAGGAACTGACCTATAGCAGCCGTTATTCAGAGAGTTACAGCGACGCCCTGCCAGACTTTGTGAAGCTGGGCGAAGCCTATGGCTGGAAGGGCATCCGGATCGAGGGTAATGCCGCGCTGGACGATGGCATCGCAGAGATGCTCGCCCATGACGGGCCGGTGATCGTCGATTGCCGCGTGGCGAAGCTCGCCAACTGCTTCCCGATGATCCCGTCGGGTGCCGCCCATACCGAAATGATGCTCCAGGCCGCCGAAGTCTCCGGCGAAATGGACGACGAAGCCAAGGCGCTGGTCTGA